A single genomic interval of Selenobaculum gibii harbors:
- a CDS encoding MATE family efflux transporter — MTTNISKQSIVKMSWPIFVEVFLQMLVSNVDQFMISQYSQDSVGAIGNGVQVMNIIIILLTVMSTATTILIAQYLGAKNQEKISETCAVSLLINGVFSLIASILLLLFNQELFVWMQVPTEILADTCTYLRIVAYGILFQGLYFSFVACFRGYSLMKTTMGVSIVMNLFNILGNWILIYGFWIIPPMGVAGVAISTNISKILGLIIIFILFKKYLGIKISKQHLFPLPWNLIKRMLSISIPTGGEALSYQLSQTTIMKMVNVFGLVVITTKVYVYIIVMFAYMYSLAISAAMQIVVGYLVGADKFNEVTQKVWYTVRIALIAGTGITSIFYLCSDTIFSIFTNDPEVLALGKTILFIEIFLETGRAVNIVLVRALQASGDIKTPVSVGIICMWTIAVGCAYFFGIVMEMGLAGIWIGMMLDECLRAIIFIYRWKSGAWRTKKLV, encoded by the coding sequence ATGACTACCAATATCAGCAAACAATCTATCGTTAAAATGAGTTGGCCAATTTTTGTTGAAGTCTTCTTGCAAATGCTCGTCAGTAATGTTGACCAATTTATGATCAGCCAATATTCACAGGATTCTGTAGGAGCCATTGGCAATGGAGTCCAAGTAATGAATATCATTATTATATTACTAACGGTCATGAGTACAGCAACAACAATTTTAATTGCACAATATCTAGGTGCTAAAAATCAAGAGAAAATCTCCGAAACCTGTGCTGTCTCTTTATTGATTAATGGAGTATTTAGTCTTATTGCAAGTATACTATTATTACTATTTAATCAAGAATTATTTGTCTGGATGCAGGTACCTACAGAAATTTTAGCCGATACCTGTACCTATCTGCGTATCGTCGCCTATGGAATCTTATTTCAAGGATTATATTTCTCCTTTGTAGCCTGTTTTAGAGGATATTCTTTGATGAAAACAACGATGGGCGTTTCTATCGTTATGAATTTATTCAATATCTTAGGCAATTGGATACTTATTTATGGCTTCTGGATAATCCCTCCTATGGGCGTAGCTGGAGTGGCAATCTCAACTAACATCAGTAAAATTTTAGGGCTTATCATCATTTTTATTTTATTTAAAAAATATCTTGGCATCAAAATATCAAAACAACATCTATTTCCTCTCCCGTGGAATTTAATTAAACGAATGCTCTCTATTAGTATTCCAACCGGTGGTGAAGCATTATCCTATCAGTTATCTCAAACTACAATTATGAAAATGGTGAATGTCTTTGGTTTAGTGGTCATTACCACCAAAGTTTACGTTTATATTATCGTTATGTTTGCCTATATGTACTCTCTAGCAATTTCAGCAGCAATGCAAATCGTTGTTGGGTATTTAGTTGGTGCAGATAAATTTAATGAAGTAACGCAGAAAGTATGGTACACCGTCCGCATTGCCCTAATCGCTGGTACCGGCATTACCTCTATCTTTTATCTTTGTAGCGATACGATTTTTAGTATATTTACAAACGATCCCGAAGTTCTCGCACTTGGTAAAACGATTTTATTTATTGAAATTTTTCTTGAGACAGGACGTGCGGTTAACATTGTATTAGTACGTGCATTACAGGCTTCTGGAGATATCAAAACCCCTGTCAGTGTTGGCATTATTTGCATGTGGACAATTGCCGTTGGCTGTGCTTATTTTTTCGGCATCGTTATGGAAATGGGATTAGCAGGTATCTGGATTGGGATGATGCTAGATGAATGCCTTCGTGCAATCATCTTTATCTACCGTTGGAAAAGCGGTGCATGGCGTACAAAAAAACTAGTATAA
- the noc gene encoding nucleoid occlusion protein, which translates to MKSFARFFGIGAGEKENPKENITESISESSISEISAGEKEEVASSAAQLEPVSNTRDVKQLNVHNIVTNPFQPRKTFNEEALHDLSASIKEFGVIQPLLVRQVDNKYELVAGERRLRASKLAGLEEVPAIIKQLTDKEMAELAMIENLQREDLHFLEEAEGFQQLLINFGFTQEVLAKRMGKSQSTIANKLRILKLSAEVRQVICDAQLTERHARALLKLTEENKQTEALQIIVERGLNVRESEILIKEMESEDKNNIEKKTQKQNVVRVIRDVRIFMNTINSVVKEMKKSGLNIKVDQEDAEEYITVKMMIPKRKD; encoded by the coding sequence ATGAAAAGTTTCGCCAGATTTTTTGGTATCGGAGCTGGGGAAAAAGAGAACCCCAAGGAAAATATAACAGAGAGTATTAGCGAAAGCAGTATAAGCGAAATTTCAGCAGGAGAGAAAGAAGAGGTTGCAAGTAGTGCGGCTCAATTGGAACCAGTTAGTAATACGCGTGATGTGAAACAATTAAATGTTCACAATATTGTGACCAATCCATTTCAACCACGTAAAACTTTTAATGAAGAAGCATTACATGATTTATCGGCATCGATAAAAGAATTTGGTGTAATCCAACCATTATTAGTTAGACAAGTGGATAATAAATATGAATTGGTTGCTGGAGAACGGCGTCTTAGGGCCTCAAAACTTGCTGGATTGGAAGAAGTACCGGCAATCATCAAACAATTAACAGATAAAGAAATGGCTGAATTGGCCATGATTGAAAATTTGCAGCGTGAGGACCTCCATTTTTTGGAAGAGGCAGAAGGGTTTCAGCAATTATTAATAAATTTTGGCTTTACGCAGGAAGTTTTAGCGAAGCGCATGGGAAAAAGTCAATCGACGATTGCAAATAAATTGAGAATTTTGAAATTAAGTGCAGAAGTTAGACAAGTGATTTGTGATGCGCAATTAACGGAACGTCACGCCAGAGCATTACTTAAACTCACCGAGGAAAACAAACAAACAGAAGCTTTGCAAATTATTGTTGAACGTGGATTAAATGTGCGCGAAAGTGAAATTCTCATCAAAGAGATGGAATCTGAAGATAAAAATAATATAGAAAAGAAAACTCAAAAACAAAATGTAGTACGCGTAATTCGAGATGTAAGAATATTTATGAACACAATTAATAGCGTTGTTAAAGAAATGAAAAAATCTGGATTAAATATTAAAGTAGATCAAGAAGATGCAGAGGAATATATTACAGTGAAAATGATGATTCCCAAACGTAAAGACTGA
- a CDS encoding homocysteine S-methyltransferase family protein, with protein MIHIFDGAMGTMLQSAGLQPGECPELLNIKKPEIVTNVHKEYISHGSTIIETNSFGANRIKLSHYKLSDQVVALNTAAVKAAKAAAGNTVKIAGSVGSTGKFIEPLGELSFDEAYDVFFEQISALSTAGVDMILIETIIDIQEMRAALLAAKAATDKPVICQLSFSEDGRTVTGTDPQTAAITLEAMGADIIGVNCSLGPAQLLPILKILAENCDCPISIQPNAGMPHLVNGKTVFPMSAEEFGVWIPKLVEAGATYIGGCCGTTPKHIAAIKQAVQNLKPAVRLKRKSTLALTSRSKTVFIDKDFPTVLLGERINPTGRKKLAADIKEGNFMSVKKEALEQVQAGADVLDVNMGVGGIDQAAAMQKAITEISQLVPVPLAIDTSDTKALEAGLKAYPGRALINSVSAEPERLAEFLPLAKKYGAAILCLPLSEKGVPKTAAQRIEVMKTIIAHAKKAGLKDHDFLLDALVMTVAADEDACKETLHTLQLYRKYFGYPSTMGLSNISYGLPNRPLINSTFFAMSLASGLDAPIMNPYDQAMKEVLLSSLALLGHDKNGRNYSCLTANINAPKTVASAPISEMDSLTALRIAVINGEKEAVTTLVEQALNEGHSSVKITEECLTAAMNEVGKGFGCGKLFLPQVLLSAEAMRAAFIKIKELLPEQEITNNGTVVLATVKGDIHDLGKNIVGALMENNGFKVVDLGKDIDAQMIVETAIKEDADIVGLCALMTTTMTQIDHVITQLKEAGSTAKVMVGGAVLTQEYADACGADCYAKDGVIAVNLAKEIVKK; from the coding sequence ATGATTCATATTTTTGACGGCGCTATGGGGACAATGCTCCAGTCTGCCGGATTACAACCTGGGGAATGTCCAGAATTATTAAATATTAAAAAACCTGAAATCGTAACCAATGTTCATAAAGAATATATCTCACATGGTTCAACAATCATTGAAACAAATAGCTTTGGAGCAAATCGAATTAAATTATCCCACTATAAATTATCCGATCAAGTCGTTGCGCTAAATACTGCTGCTGTTAAAGCTGCCAAAGCTGCAGCCGGCAATACAGTAAAAATTGCTGGCTCTGTAGGGTCTACGGGAAAATTTATTGAGCCACTTGGTGAACTTAGCTTTGATGAGGCTTATGACGTATTTTTTGAACAAATTTCAGCATTATCTACTGCTGGAGTCGATATGATTCTAATTGAAACAATTATTGATATTCAGGAAATGCGCGCTGCCTTACTCGCAGCCAAAGCTGCAACAGATAAACCTGTCATCTGCCAGCTGTCTTTTAGCGAAGATGGTCGTACAGTAACGGGGACAGATCCTCAGACAGCGGCAATTACGCTAGAAGCCATGGGTGCTGATATTATTGGTGTAAATTGCTCGCTTGGGCCTGCGCAATTGCTCCCTATTCTTAAAATTTTGGCTGAAAATTGTGATTGCCCAATCAGTATTCAGCCGAATGCGGGTATGCCACATTTAGTAAATGGCAAAACAGTTTTCCCTATGAGCGCAGAAGAATTTGGAGTATGGATTCCAAAACTGGTGGAAGCAGGCGCAACCTATATTGGTGGTTGTTGCGGTACAACGCCAAAGCATATTGCCGCAATTAAACAAGCAGTTCAAAATTTAAAGCCAGCAGTTAGACTAAAACGAAAATCTACACTTGCTTTAACCAGTCGCAGCAAAACTGTTTTTATTGATAAAGATTTTCCAACAGTTCTTTTAGGTGAAAGAATTAATCCAACAGGAAGAAAGAAACTCGCCGCTGACATAAAAGAAGGAAACTTTATGTCAGTGAAAAAAGAAGCACTGGAGCAAGTACAAGCAGGTGCCGATGTTCTTGATGTCAATATGGGCGTTGGTGGGATTGACCAAGCAGCAGCAATGCAAAAAGCAATCACAGAAATTTCACAACTTGTACCCGTGCCACTTGCAATAGATACGAGTGATACGAAAGCATTAGAAGCAGGTTTAAAAGCTTATCCTGGACGTGCATTAATTAATTCAGTAAGCGCTGAACCTGAACGGTTAGCGGAATTCTTGCCACTCGCTAAAAAATATGGTGCTGCCATTCTCTGTCTCCCACTTTCCGAGAAAGGCGTTCCAAAAACAGCAGCCCAGCGCATTGAAGTGATGAAAACAATTATTGCTCATGCAAAAAAGGCTGGTTTAAAAGATCATGATTTTCTTCTGGATGCTTTAGTTATGACAGTTGCCGCAGATGAAGATGCGTGTAAAGAAACGCTCCATACACTTCAACTCTACCGTAAATATTTTGGCTATCCTTCCACAATGGGGTTAAGTAATATATCCTATGGATTACCAAATAGGCCATTAATAAACAGTACCTTCTTTGCGATGAGTTTAGCTTCGGGACTAGATGCCCCAATTATGAATCCTTATGATCAAGCGATGAAAGAGGTACTACTCTCCTCACTTGCTCTTTTAGGGCATGATAAAAACGGACGTAATTATAGCTGCCTTACAGCTAATATCAATGCCCCAAAAACAGTAGCAAGCGCACCAATAAGTGAAATGGATTCCTTAACAGCACTTCGTATTGCTGTCATCAACGGCGAAAAAGAAGCCGTTACTACTCTAGTAGAACAAGCCTTAAATGAAGGGCATTCCTCAGTAAAAATTACTGAGGAATGTCTTACTGCAGCGATGAACGAAGTAGGTAAAGGATTTGGCTGCGGCAAACTCTTCTTACCCCAAGTTCTTTTATCCGCTGAAGCAATGCGCGCTGCCTTTATTAAAATTAAAGAATTGTTGCCCGAACAAGAAATTACAAATAATGGAACTGTAGTTCTCGCAACAGTAAAAGGTGACATTCATGATTTAGGAAAAAATATTGTTGGGGCTCTAATGGAAAACAACGGATTTAAAGTTGTTGATTTAGGTAAAGATATTGATGCCCAAATGATTGTTGAAACAGCAATTAAAGAAGATGCAGACATTGTAGGACTCTGCGCATTAATGACAACAACAATGACACAGATTGATCATGTCATTACCCAACTAAAAGAAGCGGGAAGTACAGCAAAAGTTATGGTTGGCGGTGCAGTACTTACGCAAGAGTATGCAGATGCCTGCGGCGCTGATTGCTATGCAAAAGATGGTGTCATTGCCGTAAATTTAGCAAAAGAAATTGTAAAAAAATAA
- a CDS encoding ParB/RepB/Spo0J family partition protein: MEKEAGEKIRILNVDEIVANKFQPRVEFNDDALEDLMESIKQFGVLQPILVRRLNKEYELIAGERRLRASKLAGLDTIPAIIREYTDTEITAIALIENLQREDLTAIEEALAYSKLLTEFGLTQEELAQKVGRSRSHIANFIRLLNLPSKIQQYVSRGTLSMGQVRPLISIEDEKLQLDTAEYIISEELSARAVEDFVRKLLATSQSEEIKEDKEQITPKKELFVMEAEDKLKMLLGTQVKIKPGKGKSKIEIEFYSTDDLDRIIETLTETTKSKVVNSIEKLSV, encoded by the coding sequence ATGGAAAAGGAAGCAGGCGAAAAAATTCGTATTTTAAATGTAGATGAAATTGTAGCCAATAAATTTCAACCTAGGGTAGAATTTAATGATGATGCGTTAGAAGATTTAATGGAATCAATTAAACAATTTGGAGTATTACAGCCAATCCTAGTGAGAAGGCTAAATAAAGAATATGAATTAATCGCTGGTGAACGTCGATTAAGGGCTTCCAAATTAGCAGGTTTAGACACAATCCCAGCAATTATCCGTGAATATACTGATACAGAAATAACGGCGATTGCTTTAATTGAAAATTTACAACGTGAAGATTTAACAGCGATAGAAGAGGCACTTGCTTATAGCAAGCTTTTAACTGAGTTTGGGTTAACTCAAGAAGAACTAGCACAAAAGGTAGGACGAAGTCGCTCACATATTGCAAATTTTATCCGATTATTAAATCTTCCAAGCAAAATTCAACAATATGTTTCACGTGGAACATTAAGTATGGGGCAAGTTAGACCATTAATTAGTATTGAAGATGAAAAACTTCAATTAGATACTGCAGAGTATATTATTTCTGAAGAATTATCTGCAAGAGCAGTAGAGGATTTTGTGCGCAAATTATTAGCGACTTCTCAAAGTGAAGAAATAAAGGAAGATAAAGAACAAATAACTCCTAAAAAAGAATTATTTGTCATGGAAGCAGAAGATAAACTGAAAATGCTTTTGGGTACACAAGTAAAAATAAAACCTGGCAAAGGTAAAAGCAAAATTGAAATTGAATTTTATTCAACGGACGATTTAGATAGAATTATTGAAACTTTAACAGAAACAACGAAATCAAAGGTAGTAAACTCTATCGAAAAGTTATCTGTATGA
- a CDS encoding vitamin B12 dependent-methionine synthase activation domain-containing protein: MPIYNAALTSIDEMETKRYAGLNKTTFDEQLIKKACVEAQLLSVPKGVWQIYDYNSCTHEIKTEKSFQIEGNSIQKHLADCDKVIVLAATIGEEIEHKITNYFKLGEYSFSLLLDAAATTAVEMTADQMEKAMLTIVAPQGYHMKTRFSPGYGDWDIKFQPQMLRLAEAKAIDISLTDSYMLMPRKSITAIIGLTSKTEKAIQRLKTDCEQCNKVDCLARKESLFI; encoded by the coding sequence TTGCCAATCTACAATGCTGCTTTAACCTCTATTGATGAAATGGAAACAAAACGTTATGCGGGATTAAATAAGACTACATTTGACGAACAACTCATAAAAAAAGCCTGTGTAGAAGCACAATTATTATCTGTTCCAAAAGGCGTTTGGCAAATCTATGATTATAATTCTTGTACACATGAGATTAAAACAGAGAAATCATTTCAAATCGAAGGAAATTCTATTCAAAAACATTTAGCTGATTGTGATAAAGTCATTGTTCTTGCGGCTACAATTGGCGAAGAAATTGAACATAAAATTACTAATTATTTTAAATTAGGAGAGTATTCATTTTCCTTATTATTAGATGCAGCAGCCACAACAGCAGTTGAAATGACGGCTGACCAAATGGAAAAAGCAATGCTAACGATTGTTGCTCCCCAAGGCTACCATATGAAAACACGATTTAGTCCTGGATATGGAGATTGGGATATAAAATTCCAACCACAAATGCTTCGTTTAGCAGAAGCAAAAGCTATTGATATTTCATTAACAGATAGCTATATGTTAATGCCGCGTAAATCTATTACTGCAATTATTGGATTGACCTCTAAAACAGAGAAAGCGATACAACGATTAAAAACTGATTGCGAACAATGCAATAAAGTAGATTGTTTAGCACGAAAGGAGTCTTTATTTATATGA
- a CDS encoding ParA family protein, with product MNQVVKVIAIANQKGGVGKTTTSVNLSACLSSLEKKVLLVDIDPQGNATSGFGIDKSKIKKSMYDILVNDVPVENVIMRTDIENLKIIPATIQLAGAEIELVSVMSRETKLKRMIDKIKYDYDYVIIDCPPSLGLLTINSLTAASSVLVPIQCEFYALEGLSQLMNTVALVQKNLNPILELEGVVLTMFDSRTNLSIQVVDEVKNHFSHKVYRTMIPRNVRLSEAPSHGQPIILYDPKSKGSEMYLELAKEVIGDE from the coding sequence GTGAATCAAGTGGTAAAAGTAATTGCAATTGCAAATCAAAAAGGTGGCGTCGGCAAAACTACTACTTCAGTAAATTTAAGTGCATGTTTATCATCGCTAGAAAAAAAAGTTTTATTAGTAGATATTGATCCACAAGGAAATGCAACGAGTGGGTTTGGGATAGATAAATCTAAAATAAAAAAATCCATGTATGATATTTTAGTAAATGATGTACCTGTAGAAAATGTAATTATGCGCACGGATATAGAAAATTTAAAAATTATTCCAGCGACCATTCAACTTGCAGGGGCGGAAATCGAATTGGTATCTGTGATGTCTAGAGAAACAAAATTGAAACGGATGATTGATAAAATAAAATATGATTATGATTATGTGATTATTGATTGTCCACCATCTTTAGGGTTATTAACAATTAATTCGTTAACGGCAGCTAGTTCTGTGCTTGTGCCAATTCAATGTGAGTTTTATGCTTTAGAGGGATTATCACAATTAATGAATACGGTTGCTTTGGTGCAAAAAAACTTAAATCCAATTCTTGAATTAGAAGGTGTGGTTCTCACTATGTTCGATTCAAGAACAAATTTATCTATTCAAGTTGTAGATGAGGTAAAAAATCACTTTAGTCATAAAGTATATCGAACGATGATTCCGAGAAATGTACGATTAAGTGAAGCTCCGAGTCATGGGCAACCGATTATTTTATATGATCCAAAGTCAAAAGGATCAGAAATGTATTTAGAATTGGCCAAAGAGGTGATTGGTGATGAATAA